In Thauera aromatica K172, one DNA window encodes the following:
- a CDS encoding LysR family transcriptional regulator, giving the protein MRLTFHQLRLLLAVSREGGVSRAAQRLHLAQPTLSAQLRQLADQVGLALFERVGRRLHLTAAGEAVVDTALRIEQELESLDETLAQLRGDVVGRLRLAVVSTAETFIPRLLGDFRRERPAVEVSLVVLNRDAVIRRLADNRDDLYIMSRPPDAPPVLATPFLANPLVVIAAADHPLAARAAVPIAALEKEEFVLREPGSGTRQAAEHFFAGRGLALRPRLELGSNEAVKQAVAGGLGLSLLSAYALAHAVDEGIAVLRVEDTPVLTHWQVVHPSGKRLTPLADAFLRFLQERAPELNRAAQARLAAARH; this is encoded by the coding sequence ATGCGCCTGACCTTCCACCAGCTCCGCCTCCTGCTCGCCGTCTCCCGCGAAGGCGGAGTGTCGCGCGCCGCCCAGCGCCTGCACCTGGCCCAGCCGACGCTGTCGGCCCAGCTGCGCCAGCTCGCCGACCAGGTCGGACTGGCGCTGTTCGAGCGCGTCGGCCGCCGCCTGCACCTGACCGCCGCCGGGGAAGCGGTGGTCGACACCGCGCTGCGCATCGAGCAGGAGTTGGAGAGCCTCGACGAAACCCTCGCCCAGCTGCGCGGCGACGTCGTCGGCCGGCTGCGGCTGGCGGTGGTGAGCACCGCGGAGACCTTCATTCCCCGCCTGCTCGGCGACTTCCGCCGCGAGCGCCCGGCGGTCGAGGTGTCGCTGGTGGTGCTCAACCGCGACGCGGTGATCCGCCGCCTCGCCGACAACCGCGACGACCTCTACATCATGAGCCGCCCGCCCGATGCGCCGCCGGTGCTCGCCACCCCCTTCCTCGCCAACCCGCTGGTAGTCATCGCCGCCGCCGATCATCCGCTGGCCGCCCGCGCGGCGGTGCCGATCGCGGCGCTGGAGAAGGAGGAGTTCGTCCTTCGCGAGCCCGGCTCGGGCACCCGCCAGGCCGCCGAGCACTTCTTCGCCGGCCGCGGCCTGGCGCTGCGCCCGCGCCTCGAGCTGGGCAGCAACGAAGCGGTCAAGCAGGCGGTGGCAGGCGGCCTGGGGCTGTCGCTGCTGTCGGCCTACGCGCTCGCCCACGCCGTGGACGAAGGCATCGCCGTGCTGCGGGTCGAGGACACCCCGGTGCTGACCCACTGGCAGGTGGTCCATCCCAGCGGCAAGCGCCTGACGCCGCTCGCCGACGCCTTCCTGCGCTTTCTGCAGGAACGTGCGCCGGAATTGAACCGCGCGGCACAGGCCCGCCTCGCCGCCGCCCGCCACTGA
- a CDS encoding sodium-dependent bicarbonate transport family permease — MVDAVPFFFALGAVASLARSGLRLPSAVFETLSIYLLLAIGLKGGVEIARSESATLWLDALLAIGLGVAIPLLVFPLFRLRFGRADAASLAAHYGSVSIVTFAVGAAVLGGRGIEVEGHLALLAALMEAPALIVATLIARWGVKSADGRSAAGALVHEVFANKSVLLLGGGILIGWLAGPQGVEPLSPLFVDLFKGALCLFLLEMGLIAADRLPDLRRAGFFLVACGLALPPLLALAGWGVAQVMGLGVGGTVLMMTLAGSASYIAAPTAMRIAVPEANPALGVAAALALTFPFNLLLGIPLYLWWAQTIAAG; from the coding sequence ATGGTCGATGCCGTTCCCTTCTTCTTCGCCCTCGGCGCGGTCGCCTCGCTCGCGCGCAGCGGCCTGCGCCTGCCGAGCGCGGTGTTCGAGACCTTGTCGATCTACCTGCTGCTGGCGATCGGCCTCAAAGGCGGGGTCGAGATCGCGCGCTCGGAAAGCGCCACCCTGTGGCTCGATGCGCTGCTGGCGATCGGTCTCGGTGTGGCGATTCCGCTGCTGGTGTTCCCGCTCTTCCGGCTGCGTTTCGGCCGTGCCGATGCGGCCTCGCTGGCAGCGCACTACGGCTCGGTGAGCATCGTCACCTTCGCCGTCGGCGCGGCGGTGCTGGGCGGACGCGGGATCGAGGTCGAAGGCCACCTCGCGCTGCTGGCGGCGCTGATGGAAGCGCCGGCGCTGATCGTCGCCACCCTGATCGCCCGCTGGGGAGTGAAGTCGGCCGATGGCCGCTCCGCTGCCGGCGCGCTGGTGCATGAGGTGTTCGCCAACAAGAGCGTGCTGCTGCTCGGCGGCGGCATTCTCATCGGCTGGCTCGCCGGCCCGCAGGGGGTCGAGCCGCTGTCGCCGCTCTTCGTCGATCTGTTCAAGGGCGCGCTGTGCCTGTTCCTGCTCGAGATGGGGCTGATCGCCGCCGACCGCCTGCCCGACCTGCGCCGCGCCGGCTTCTTCCTGGTCGCCTGCGGGCTGGCCTTGCCGCCGCTGCTGGCGCTCGCCGGCTGGGGGGTGGCACAGGTGATGGGGCTGGGGGTGGGTGGCACGGTGCTGATGATGACGCTCGCCGGCAGCGCGTCCTACATCGCCGCGCCGACCGCGATGCGGATCGCCGTGCCCGAGGCCAACCCGGCCCTGGGCGTGGCGGCGGCGCTGGCGCTGACCTTCCCGTTCAACCTGCTGCTCGGGATTCCGCTGTATCTGTGGTGGGCGCAGACGATCGCGGCGGGCTGA
- a CDS encoding type II toxin-antitoxin system RelE/ParE family toxin yields the protein MEIFWTDEALDDLGEILAYYHLEAGPATAGAVQKRIVAEIEALRTFPERIRVSDRIPGTRELVVRRLPYVVFVKVAPDGIVVLNVVHTARKFPK from the coding sequence ATGGAAATCTTCTGGACGGACGAGGCGCTCGACGACCTCGGGGAAATACTCGCGTACTACCACCTCGAAGCGGGTCCGGCGACCGCTGGCGCGGTCCAGAAAAGGATCGTCGCGGAAATCGAAGCCCTCCGGACGTTCCCGGAGCGGATCCGCGTGAGTGACCGCATCCCCGGAACTCGCGAGCTCGTTGTTCGGAGGCTGCCGTACGTCGTCTTCGTGAAGGTCGCCCCGGACGGCATCGTCGTGCTCAACGTCGTGCACACTGCACGGAAGTTTCCGAAGTAG
- the ggpS gene encoding glucosylglycerol-phosphate synthase, with product MLLATDLDGTFLAGHPENRQRLYQLIGAHPEIKLAFVTGRGLEVVLPILSDPTIPVPDYIICDVGATIVDGRSRQPVQPLQSDVDARWPGEHTVAQAMAAFAALERQEVPQQRRCSYFCTAEAVDARIEEVAAGLGCDVLHSAQRYLDILPRGVNKGSTLSALVRHLGLEHDSVLVAGDTLNDLSMYEAGFIGVCVGESEPALLDATRDRARVLHAIHTGCGGILEAMAHFGFLGGSGIEAEVQAMDAPGKAELVMVYHRLPYEEVFDNGRLARRRPSSPNGIIPTLLSFFGNNRKGSWVAWAVHDPKKALPFETHTEVDREHYPDLVAARVALSQDDVDTFYKRFSKEAFWPTLHTFWERAVFREEDWTVFLKVNRLFAERTAAEAAEGAVVWIHDYNLWMVPATLRELRPDLKIAFFHHTYFPSADVFNVLPWRRDIVGSLLQCDYIGFHIPRQAENFVDVARGTVPLKVLETRACAPRYLTYGCAVGLDEVSTAIEANGRRIGLGAHPVGLDVERVRAVLAAPQTTARMATLRRELAGTRVILSVERLDYTKSTLEKLVAFERLLEAHPELCGKVSLLAVCVPAAKEMTVYDELQTRIEQAVGKVNGRFARVGWTPVQFFFRALPFEEVVAWYAMADVMWITPLRDGLNLVAKEYAATQGLTGGQGVLVLSEFAGAAAELHGAVLTNPHDLHDLTAKLYFAIAMNRAEAEARLRELFEIVCHNDIQRWGQDFLDAVNAQPAPPASTAASVPPQPAPDEVLAA from the coding sequence ATGCTGCTCGCCACCGATCTCGACGGCACCTTCCTCGCCGGCCACCCGGAAAACCGCCAGCGCCTCTACCAGCTGATCGGCGCCCACCCGGAAATCAAGCTCGCTTTCGTCACCGGCCGCGGCCTCGAGGTGGTGCTGCCGATCCTCTCCGATCCGACTATCCCGGTGCCCGACTACATCATCTGCGACGTCGGCGCGACCATCGTCGACGGCCGCAGCCGCCAGCCCGTGCAGCCGCTGCAGTCGGACGTCGACGCGCGCTGGCCGGGCGAGCACACGGTCGCCCAGGCGATGGCCGCGTTCGCCGCCCTCGAACGCCAGGAAGTCCCGCAGCAGCGGCGCTGCTCCTACTTCTGCACCGCCGAAGCGGTCGACGCCAGGATCGAGGAGGTCGCCGCCGGACTCGGCTGCGATGTGCTCCATTCGGCGCAGCGCTATCTCGATATCCTGCCGCGCGGCGTCAACAAGGGCAGCACGCTGTCCGCGCTGGTCCGCCACCTCGGCCTCGAGCACGACTCGGTGCTGGTCGCCGGCGACACCCTGAACGACCTGTCGATGTACGAGGCGGGCTTCATCGGCGTCTGCGTCGGCGAGTCCGAGCCCGCCCTGCTCGATGCCACCCGCGACCGCGCACGGGTGCTGCACGCGATCCACACCGGCTGCGGCGGCATCCTCGAGGCGATGGCCCACTTCGGCTTTCTCGGCGGCAGCGGCATCGAGGCCGAAGTCCAGGCCATGGACGCACCCGGCAAGGCCGAGCTGGTAATGGTCTATCACCGCCTGCCGTACGAGGAAGTGTTCGACAACGGGCGCCTCGCCCGCCGCCGCCCGAGCTCGCCGAACGGCATCATCCCCACCCTGCTGTCCTTTTTCGGCAACAACCGCAAGGGTTCGTGGGTGGCGTGGGCGGTGCACGATCCGAAAAAGGCCCTGCCCTTCGAAACCCACACCGAAGTCGACCGCGAGCACTACCCCGATCTCGTCGCCGCCCGCGTCGCGCTCAGCCAGGACGACGTCGACACCTTCTACAAGCGCTTCTCCAAGGAAGCCTTCTGGCCGACGCTGCACACCTTCTGGGAGCGCGCGGTGTTCCGCGAGGAGGACTGGACGGTGTTTCTCAAGGTCAACCGCCTGTTCGCCGAACGCACCGCAGCCGAAGCCGCCGAAGGCGCGGTGGTGTGGATCCACGATTACAACCTGTGGATGGTGCCGGCGACCCTGCGCGAGCTGCGCCCGGACCTGAAGATCGCCTTCTTCCACCATACCTACTTCCCTTCGGCCGATGTGTTCAACGTCCTGCCCTGGCGCCGCGACATCGTCGGCAGCCTGCTGCAGTGCGACTACATCGGCTTTCACATCCCACGCCAGGCCGAGAACTTCGTCGATGTCGCGCGCGGCACGGTACCGCTCAAAGTGCTCGAAACCCGGGCCTGCGCGCCGCGCTACCTGACTTACGGCTGCGCCGTCGGACTCGACGAAGTGAGCACCGCGATCGAAGCCAACGGCCGCCGCATCGGCCTCGGCGCCCACCCGGTGGGGCTCGACGTCGAGCGCGTGCGCGCGGTGCTGGCAGCACCGCAGACCACCGCGCGGATGGCCACGCTGCGCCGCGAGCTCGCCGGCACCCGCGTGATCCTGTCGGTCGAGCGCCTGGACTACACCAAGAGCACGCTGGAAAAGCTCGTCGCCTTCGAGCGCCTGCTCGAAGCCCACCCCGAGCTGTGCGGCAAGGTGTCGCTGCTCGCGGTCTGCGTGCCCGCAGCGAAGGAGATGACCGTCTACGACGAGCTCCAGACCCGCATCGAGCAGGCCGTGGGCAAGGTCAATGGCCGCTTCGCCCGCGTCGGCTGGACTCCGGTGCAGTTCTTCTTCCGCGCCCTGCCGTTCGAGGAGGTCGTGGCCTGGTACGCGATGGCCGACGTGATGTGGATCACCCCGCTGCGCGACGGCCTCAACCTCGTCGCCAAGGAATACGCCGCCACCCAGGGCCTGACCGGCGGCCAGGGCGTGCTCGTGCTGTCCGAATTCGCCGGTGCGGCGGCGGAACTGCACGGCGCGGTGCTGACCAACCCGCACGATCTCCACGACCTCACCGCCAAGCTCTACTTCGCGATCGCGATGAACCGTGCCGAAGCCGAAGCGCGCCTGCGCGAGTTGTTCGAGATCGTCTGCCACAATGACATCCAGCGCTGGGGGCAGGACTTCCTCGATGCGGTGAATGCGCAACCGGCACCGCCGGCATCGACGGCCGCCTCCGTGCCGCCGCAGCCCGCCCCGGACGAAGTGCTCGCCGCCTGA
- a CDS encoding type II toxin-antitoxin system Phd/YefM family antitoxin — translation MKVMSARDAKNRFGEFLDSARREPVVVTKNNRPVGIMISIEDAADTLLPELLLDKDPGYDGWLFDKVSATLARVDSGETRLRGHGEAMALLKERLRVRSAGKTS, via the coding sequence ATGAAAGTCATGTCGGCGCGAGACGCCAAGAACCGGTTCGGCGAGTTCCTCGATTCCGCCCGGAGGGAACCCGTCGTCGTCACCAAGAACAACCGTCCCGTCGGGATCATGATTTCCATCGAGGATGCCGCCGATACGCTGCTTCCCGAGCTCCTGCTCGACAAGGACCCGGGGTACGACGGCTGGCTCTTCGACAAGGTCTCGGCGACCCTCGCGCGCGTCGACTCGGGCGAAACCCGCCTCCGCGGACACGGCGAGGCGATGGCCCTTCTGAAGGAACGCCTGCGGGTGCGCTCGGCCGGTAAGACGTCGTAA
- a CDS encoding transglycosylase domain-containing protein, with product MLVAGVAGGLLLWHEGETSRLQAREIARYAARLDYARMAGASTAIRFPAHGPFDQRLGYTELPRFAERLQARGFALVEQVRFSPTLMDYSGAGLFPPYREKTRAGLDVSDCRGELLYGFRYPYRAYADFEAVPAVVVDALLFIENRDLLDPARPTLNPAVDWARFARAALGQLGRMVDADLDAPGGSTLATQIEKYRHSPGGITVDAREKLRQMASASVRAYREGEHTLAVRRRLVLDYLNTVPLSAAPGHGEVNGLGDGLWVWFGADFERVNALLAAPAAEGTQRMAQGQALRQVVALMIAHRRPSWYLADGREELARSTDAHLRLLAGAGLIGPALRDAALGQPLRFRDLAADPALVPAQPGKGTTAVRTRLAGLLDTSLYALDRLDAELASTLHGGLQQAVSDYLGRLSEAEFARSQGLIGERLLHPATLDAVRYSFTLVERTAGGNRVRVQTDTTDQPLDINEGSKLELGSTAKLRVLATYLELVAELHARLAPLDAAALRRVNIDAHDRLTRWAVEHLAAAADRSLPAMLEAALERRFSANPGERFFTGGGVHVFGNFNDTDNGRVPTVREALQASINLPFVRLMRELVRHTMYQVPGSSARLLEDRQDPRREEYLARFADREGQVFLRRFWYKYQDKGAEEARSMLLDGLRPGDDRLAAVFRYLEPEAPPAALAAFLAARVDGPPPTAARLAQLYARHAPEAFDLPDRGYVARVHPLELWLVGYLLRHPEATFAEVVAASADERQAVYRWLFRTRVKSAQDSRIFTMLEVEAFLEIHRRWARLGYPFGHLVPSLATALGSSGDRPGALAELMGIIANDGVRLPTRRIDRVRFAADTPYETALAVRPAEGERVMAVEVAQALRHALSEVVEGGTARRLAGAFRLADGSELALGGKTGTGDNRIVVRGRPGLALNRTATFVFYLGPHHFGTLTAYVIGPDAARYRFTSGLPVQILKSMGPMLLPHLEPAAGPACLPPPLEAPAGEAAAPQAAGAVPAAEGVRTAHGRIVR from the coding sequence ATGCTGGTGGCGGGTGTGGCCGGGGGGCTGCTGCTGTGGCACGAGGGGGAAACCTCCCGCCTGCAGGCGCGTGAGATCGCGCGCTATGCCGCACGTCTGGACTATGCGCGGATGGCGGGGGCGAGCACCGCGATCCGCTTCCCCGCCCACGGCCCGTTCGACCAGCGCCTCGGCTACACCGAGCTGCCGCGCTTTGCCGAACGTCTGCAGGCGCGCGGCTTCGCTCTCGTCGAGCAGGTGCGCTTCAGCCCGACGCTGATGGATTACAGCGGCGCCGGGCTGTTCCCGCCCTATCGTGAAAAGACCCGCGCCGGGCTCGACGTCTCCGACTGCCGGGGCGAGCTCCTGTACGGGTTTCGTTATCCCTACCGCGCGTATGCCGACTTCGAGGCGGTGCCGGCGGTGGTCGTCGATGCCCTGCTGTTCATCGAAAACCGCGACCTCCTCGACCCTGCCCGGCCGACCCTGAACCCGGCGGTGGACTGGGCGCGCTTCGCCCGCGCCGCGCTCGGCCAGCTCGGGCGCATGGTCGATGCCGATCTCGACGCTCCCGGCGGCAGCACCCTCGCCACCCAGATCGAGAAGTACCGCCATTCACCCGGCGGCATCACCGTCGATGCGCGCGAGAAGCTGCGCCAGATGGCTTCGGCCAGCGTGCGCGCTTACCGCGAAGGCGAGCACACCCTGGCGGTGCGCCGCCGCCTGGTGCTCGACTACCTGAACACCGTGCCGCTGTCGGCCGCCCCCGGCCACGGCGAGGTCAACGGCCTCGGCGACGGCCTGTGGGTGTGGTTCGGCGCTGACTTCGAGCGCGTCAATGCGCTGCTCGCCGCGCCTGCGGCCGAAGGTACGCAGCGCATGGCCCAGGGCCAGGCGCTGCGCCAGGTGGTGGCGCTGATGATCGCCCACCGCCGGCCGTCGTGGTACCTCGCCGACGGCCGCGAAGAACTGGCCCGCAGTACCGATGCCCACCTGCGCCTGCTCGCCGGCGCCGGCCTGATCGGCCCCGCCCTGCGCGACGCCGCACTCGGCCAGCCGCTGCGCTTTCGCGACCTCGCCGCCGATCCGGCGCTGGTGCCGGCCCAGCCGGGCAAGGGCACGACCGCAGTGCGCACCCGCCTGGCGGGCCTGCTCGACACTTCGCTGTACGCCCTCGACCGCCTCGACGCCGAACTGGCGAGCACGCTCCACGGCGGCCTGCAGCAGGCGGTCAGCGACTACCTCGGCCGCCTGTCCGAAGCCGAATTCGCGCGCAGCCAGGGCCTGATCGGCGAGCGCCTGCTGCACCCGGCCACGCTCGATGCGGTGCGCTACAGCTTCACCCTGGTCGAGCGCACCGCGGGCGGCAACCGGGTGCGGGTGCAGACCGACACCACCGACCAGCCGCTCGACATCAACGAGGGCAGCAAGCTCGAGCTGGGCTCGACCGCCAAGCTGCGCGTGCTCGCCACCTACCTCGAACTGGTCGCCGAACTCCACGCCCGCCTGGCGCCGCTCGATGCGGCGGCGCTGCGCCGGGTGAATATCGACGCCCACGACCGCCTGACGCGCTGGGCCGTGGAGCATCTCGCCGCGGCCGCCGACCGCAGCCTGCCGGCGATGCTCGAAGCCGCGCTCGAACGGCGCTTTTCGGCCAATCCGGGGGAGCGCTTCTTCACCGGCGGCGGCGTGCACGTGTTCGGCAACTTCAACGACACCGACAACGGCCGCGTGCCGACCGTGCGCGAAGCGCTGCAGGCTTCGATCAACCTGCCGTTCGTGCGCCTGATGCGCGAACTCGTGCGCCACACCATGTACCAGGTGCCGGGCAGCAGCGCGCGCCTGCTCGAAGACCGCCAGGACCCGCGGCGCGAGGAATACCTCGCCCGCTTCGCCGATCGCGAGGGCCAGGTCTTCCTGCGCCGCTTCTGGTACAAGTACCAGGACAAAGGGGCGGAGGAGGCGCGCTCGATGCTGCTCGACGGCCTGCGCCCGGGCGACGACCGCCTCGCCGCGGTCTTCCGCTACCTCGAACCGGAAGCGCCGCCGGCCGCGCTCGCCGCTTTCCTCGCCGCGCGCGTGGACGGGCCGCCGCCGACTGCGGCACGGCTCGCCCAGCTCTATGCCCGCCATGCGCCCGAGGCTTTCGATCTGCCCGACCGCGGCTATGTCGCGCGCGTCCATCCGCTCGAACTGTGGCTGGTGGGCTACCTGCTGCGGCACCCGGAGGCGACCTTCGCCGAGGTCGTGGCGGCGAGCGCGGACGAGCGCCAGGCGGTGTACCGCTGGCTGTTCCGCACCCGGGTCAAGAGTGCGCAGGACTCGCGCATCTTCACCATGCTCGAGGTCGAGGCCTTTCTCGAGATCCACCGGCGCTGGGCCCGGCTCGGCTACCCCTTCGGCCACCTCGTGCCTTCGCTCGCCACCGCGCTGGGCAGCTCGGGCGATCGCCCGGGAGCGCTCGCCGAACTGATGGGGATCATCGCCAACGACGGCGTGCGTCTGCCGACGCGGCGCATCGACCGCGTGCGTTTCGCGGCCGACACGCCCTACGAGACCGCGCTCGCGGTGCGCCCGGCCGAGGGCGAGCGGGTGATGGCGGTGGAAGTGGCGCAGGCGCTGCGCCACGCTTTGTCGGAGGTGGTCGAGGGCGGCACTGCACGCCGCCTCGCCGGGGCCTTCCGCCTGGCCGACGGCAGCGAGCTGGCGCTCGGCGGCAAGACCGGCACCGGCGACAACCGCATCGTCGTCCGCGGCCGCCCCGGGCTGGCGCTGAACCGCACCGCCACCTTCGTGTTCTACCTGGGGCCGCACCATTTCGGCACTCTCACCGCCTACGTCATCGGCCCCGACGCGGCGCGTTATCGCTTCACTTCGGGCTTGCCGGTGCAGATCCTGAAGTCGATGGGGCCGATGCTGCTGCCTCACCTCGAGCCCGCGGCCGGGCCCGCCTGCCTGCCGCCGCCACTGGAGGCGCCCGCCGGAGAGGCCGCCGCTCCGCAGGCGGCGGGCGCGGTCCCGGCGGCCGAGGGGGTGCGGACCGCCCACGGGCGCATCGTGCGCTGA
- a CDS encoding tryptophan--tRNA ligase translates to MTVQRVLTGIKPSGTPHLGNYAGAIRPAVAASRHSGVESFYFLADYHALISTADPLRVQRSTLEIAATWLAAGLDTERVWFYRQSDIPEIPELTWLLTCVAGKGLLNRAHAYKAAVDKNAADGLDADAGVSMGLFMYPVLMAADILMFKANSVPVGRDQIQHLEMARDIAGSFNHLYGEHFVLPEAAIDASVATLPGLDGRKMSKSYDNTIPLFAPPAELKKLIFSIVTDSKAPGEPKDADGSALFQLYQAFSSAEEARAMRTAFDDGIAWGEAKQALFEHIEGAVAPMRDKYQALIAEPAQIERQLREGAEKARALAAPFLAELRHAVGLRNLATAPAASATKPKPAALPQFKQYREADGRFHFKLVDGDGRLLLQGAGFASPREAGQCVAALKQGGRFEVREGTLRVDGTAVAALAEGVAEAELRAALAAFDA, encoded by the coding sequence ATGACTGTCCAGCGCGTTCTTACCGGGATCAAACCCTCGGGCACGCCCCATCTCGGCAACTACGCCGGCGCGATCCGCCCGGCGGTTGCCGCCAGCCGCCACTCCGGGGTGGAGAGCTTCTATTTCCTCGCCGACTATCATGCGCTGATTTCCACCGCCGATCCGCTGCGGGTCCAGCGCTCGACGCTGGAGATCGCCGCCACCTGGCTCGCCGCCGGACTCGATACCGAGCGCGTGTGGTTCTACCGCCAGTCCGACATCCCCGAGATTCCCGAGCTGACCTGGCTGCTCACCTGCGTCGCCGGCAAGGGCCTGCTCAACCGCGCCCACGCCTACAAGGCGGCGGTGGACAAGAACGCTGCCGACGGCCTCGATGCGGACGCCGGGGTCAGCATGGGGCTGTTCATGTACCCGGTGCTGATGGCCGCCGATATCCTGATGTTCAAGGCCAACTCGGTGCCGGTCGGGCGCGATCAGATCCAGCACCTCGAGATGGCGCGCGACATCGCCGGCAGCTTCAACCACCTCTACGGCGAGCACTTCGTCCTGCCGGAGGCGGCGATCGACGCCTCGGTGGCGACCCTGCCCGGGCTGGACGGGCGCAAGATGAGCAAGAGCTATGACAACACCATCCCGCTGTTCGCGCCGCCGGCCGAGCTGAAGAAGCTGATCTTCTCCATCGTCACCGACTCGAAGGCACCGGGCGAGCCCAAGGACGCCGACGGCTCGGCCCTGTTCCAGCTCTACCAGGCCTTCTCCAGCGCCGAAGAAGCGCGTGCGATGCGCACCGCCTTCGACGACGGCATCGCCTGGGGCGAGGCCAAGCAGGCGCTGTTCGAGCACATCGAGGGCGCGGTGGCGCCGATGCGCGACAAATACCAGGCGCTGATCGCCGAACCGGCGCAGATCGAGCGCCAGCTGCGCGAAGGCGCGGAGAAGGCGCGCGCGCTCGCCGCTCCCTTCCTCGCCGAGCTGCGCCACGCCGTCGGCCTGCGCAACCTCGCCACCGCGCCCGCCGCGTCGGCGACGAAGCCCAAACCCGCCGCGCTGCCGCAGTTCAAGCAGTACCGCGAAGCCGACGGCCGCTTCCACTTCAAGCTCGTCGATGGCGACGGCCGCCTGCTGCTGCAGGGCGCCGGCTTCGCCTCGCCGCGCGAGGCCGGGCAGTGCGTGGCGGCGCTCAAGCAGGGCGGCCGCTTCGAGGTGCGCGAGGGGACGCTGCGCGTCGACGGTACGGCCGTGGCAGCGCTGGCCGAGGGCGTCGCCGAAGCCGAACTGCGCGCCGCGCTGGCCGCTTTCGACGCGTAG